The genomic region TGAAACTGCAGCTCATCTGTGGTTATACATAGGGTTTGGTGACCTTGTCTTGAGGAATTTATTTTGATGTTCTAATTTGAATCAAGAGGATATTTCAGTCATCCTGTGTCTGTCGTCTCACTTGTAAATTTTTGGACAGGGTCTATCAGCAGGACTGCTCAGGCAAGCTACATACACTACTGCTCGATTGGGATCATTCAAGTGAGTGCCTAAAAATGGGATAGAATGTAAAACATTGTGCAACTTTGATTATACGTTTCAAGATACTTCCTTTTTTGTTAATGATCAATAGTTTGATTCTGAAGTGTGGATTTTATTTATGACCTCATTTCCACTGCCTGTGTATGGCGTGGTTTGCTATTGAACTAAACTTGGATACTCTATGTGGTTCTGGTTCAGCTTTTGATTTATTTCCATTGTTTCTACAGAATGTTGACAAACAAAGCAATTGAAGCCAATGATGGGAAGCCCTTACCTCTATATCAGAAGGCTTTGTGTGGTCTGACTGCTGGTGCTATTGGAGCCTGTGTTGGCAGCCCGGCTGATTTGGCACTTATCCGTATGCAGGCTGATGCTACTTTGCCTGTTGCTCAGCGCAGAAATTACACCAATGCATTCCATGCACTCTATCGTATTGTTGCGGATGAAGGGGTTTTGGCTCTTTGGAAAGGTGCAGGCCCCACCGTAGTCAGAGCCATGGCATTGAACATGGGAATGCTTGCCTCTTATGATCAAAGTGTTGAGTTTTGCAAGGATTCCCTTGGCTTAGGAGAAGCTGCTACGGTGCTAGGTAAGAGTCTTTTAACTAttatatttctaaatttgttaTTTGAACAATACTCATTTGTTAGAAGTCCATTGCTAATATAAGGAAATATTGTTAAAACATTTTATCGAGTTGGATGACCACATGTAATTTTAgttttttgtttttcctttttgaaATTAAGCATTAATTACATCCCTTTTTTAATGTCATATGCATAAGTGATTGCTCTGGACATAATATTTTACCCTGACAATCGCATAGTTTTACTATTCCATTTCAGAAGCTTAAAGATTTTCCTTGAAGCAAATTACTTGTTTATGCTTTGTTTCTGCAcctatttttctaataatgagtAGAATGGAATAAATAAAAAactgaaaataaattaataaccaATGATATAACAGGAATATTGGCTCTGCTGAAATAAATGAGAACCATAATTGTAAGACTACATATATGTAAGTAATATATAGCCCATTCCGTTATTGGAGATCCAAATAGGGTTGGGCATTAGAAATGGTATGCTTCATCAAAGAGATGTTGCTTTGGTGATCTTTGGGTTTGTGCATCTTCTTTAAAGGCTTGGTCTTGATGTCTATGTCCTTTCAGGAATTCTTAATGTTTCGATGATACATTCAGAGATTTGAACAGGAAGATTGGCTGTCGTTGTTTTTACTTGTTTCTTAATTTGAGAACTGTTTTCTACTACCTCATTGCTTTCAGCGGTTGGTTAGTCTCTTGGGCTTATCCGCCCTACCTTTTATCTTGTATATAGCTAGAAAGATCAAagatataaaaatacaaaatatttacTCACGAGTGAGGCAAGCTCTTCTGTTGTGGGTCATGGGTTCTCTTGGTTATATGACTCATCCAAGTGACAGCTGCGCCTGATTTCAGAATTTTAGACTAGATCTCTTTCTACCGTGGTCACTTAGTCTTTGTAAATCAAAATAATTGGTGTATATGCTTTCAGAGTTGATTGTGATACATTTTCCAATTTATAAGACCGCTGGTTGGCATGCATTACTAATTCTAAAACTTGTGTAGTTAACTGgcttttacatttttttttatttagcaAAGAAATGGCTATGCCCTCTCTTCCCATATTGATAAATGTTCCTTTTCATCGTCTCAGGTGCAAGTACTGTTTCGGGTTTCTTTGCTGCTGCTTGCAGTTTGCCTTTTGATTACGTCAAAACACAAATTCAGAAAATGCAACCTGATGCTTCGGGAAAGTATCCATATAGCGGCTCTTTGGACTGTGCCATGAAAACCCTCAAGTCTGGAGGACCATTCAAATTTTACACTGGGTTCCCCGTATATTGTGTTAGGATTGCTCCGCACGTCATGGTATTTACTTTCCTCTGTCCTCCATATGTGGTTTCTCAAGCTCAAGTGTGAAGTGAACGAGCTTTTAGTTATATCTAATGACTGGATGTTGTCTTATGCAGATGACTTGGATATTCCTCAACCAGATTCAGAAGGTAGAGAAAAAAATGGGGTTGTAGAGCGTTGTCACTTCTCAGAGACGTGGAGTAATGCTGGACTAATTGATTGCGTCAAATAAAATCCTGGATTTTTGCTGGTTCTGGCTAATCATGCAAATTTTGAAATACATTTCAAGTCAATGTTGTCTTATTTTTCTGATTAAATATTTTAGGGTGAGATAGGAAAACCATTTGCATCCCAGAGTTATGATTTGATTGCTCATACTTCTGATTAAAAATAAATGTGTACCAAACCAAGTTCAAAGCattaaatctttatatttttcatCTTCTTGAACAATTCATTTGTTTATTCACAAATGCTgctttcttcctcttttcttttggTTCATTTCTCTCAGTGCGTGATATGTTTCTTTTTTCTTATTCTAAAAATCATTTACacgtttaatttattttatttctttaag from Gossypium arboreum isolate Shixiya-1 chromosome 1, ASM2569848v2, whole genome shotgun sequence harbors:
- the LOC108479743 gene encoding mitochondrial dicarboxylate/tricarboxylate transporter DTC, with amino-acid sequence MAEEKKAQSAGVWPTVKPFVNGGASGMLATCVIQPIDMIKVRIQLGQGSAATVTKNMLREEGVGAFYKGLSAGLLRQATYTTARLGSFKMLTNKAIEANDGKPLPLYQKALCGLTAGAIGACVGSPADLALIRMQADATLPVAQRRNYTNAFHALYRIVADEGVLALWKGAGPTVVRAMALNMGMLASYDQSVEFCKDSLGLGEAATVLGASTVSGFFAAACSLPFDYVKTQIQKMQPDASGKYPYSGSLDCAMKTLKSGGPFKFYTGFPVYCVRIAPHVMMTWIFLNQIQKVEKKMGL